The following are encoded together in the Pseudodesulfovibrio indicus genome:
- the panB gene encoding 3-methyl-2-oxobutanoate hydroxymethyltransferase, translating into MSTKKTSPAAAQAKPLTAPDIQAMKGGDKICCMTAYDYPSALISDQAGVDVVLVGDSLAMVVLGMEDTLSVTMDQMVHHTLAASRGVKRALLVGDMPFMSYATVDLALKNGGRLMAEGRAKAVKLEGGLPVVPQIEALTAAGVPVMAHVGLTPQHVAKFGGFKAQGKSADAARALIEDAQAVEAAGAFAVVLEAIPVEVAALITDALTIPTIGIGAGNVTDGQVLVYHDVLGLFDRFTPKFVRRFAELGEASREAIETYCAEVRRTTFPGDKNTFYMPEGEVAQVRKIKVKTKKK; encoded by the coding sequence ATGAGCACCAAGAAGACCTCCCCCGCTGCGGCACAGGCCAAGCCCCTCACCGCCCCCGACATCCAGGCCATGAAGGGCGGCGACAAGATCTGCTGCATGACCGCCTACGACTACCCGTCCGCGCTGATCTCGGACCAGGCGGGCGTGGACGTCGTCCTGGTGGGCGACTCCCTGGCCATGGTCGTGCTCGGCATGGAGGACACCCTGTCCGTGACCATGGACCAGATGGTCCACCATACCCTGGCCGCCAGCCGGGGCGTGAAGCGCGCCCTGCTGGTGGGCGACATGCCGTTCATGTCCTACGCCACCGTGGACCTGGCCCTGAAGAACGGGGGCAGGCTCATGGCCGAAGGCCGGGCCAAGGCGGTCAAGCTGGAGGGCGGCCTGCCCGTGGTCCCGCAGATCGAGGCCCTGACGGCAGCGGGCGTCCCGGTCATGGCCCACGTTGGGCTGACCCCGCAGCACGTGGCCAAATTCGGCGGGTTCAAGGCCCAGGGCAAGTCCGCGGACGCCGCCCGCGCGCTCATCGAGGATGCCCAGGCCGTCGAAGCCGCTGGCGCGTTCGCCGTGGTCCTGGAGGCCATCCCGGTGGAGGTCGCCGCACTGATCACCGACGCCCTGACCATCCCGACCATCGGCATCGGCGCGGGCAACGTGACCGACGGCCAGGTCCTGGTCTACCACGACGTGCTCGGCCTCTTCGACCGCTTCACCCCCAAGTTCGTGCGCCGCTTCGCCGAGCTGGGCGAGGCCTCCCGCGAGGCCATCGAGACCTACTGCGCCGAGGTCAGGCGCACCACCTTCCCCGGCGACAAGAACACCTTCTACATGCCCGAGGGCGAGGTCGCCCAGGTCCGCAAGATCAAGGTCAAAACCAAAAAGAAATAG
- a CDS encoding LexA family transcriptional regulator, which translates to MPKKKRRCDEAQLKWFEEALERIKKATGARTQVQLAEVLDVRQSSISDAKRRCSIPADWFLKLYRSHGLDPDWLSEGVEPVYINADKAKVPADTLLRETPAPYGRMNSRGRVVPVSTMAGADKDAEEWEPKSIEELSVPESFCRPRLLVVKVDSASMDPVITRGAFVGIDRDQTEHPDGDLCAVHFPHQGLTIRRVFHQGDNFLLKADNGQYSDLTIPASEMNARTVGRVIWVLQNLAPM; encoded by the coding sequence ATGCCCAAGAAGAAACGGAGATGCGACGAGGCGCAGCTCAAGTGGTTCGAAGAAGCCCTTGAGCGTATCAAGAAGGCGACCGGGGCGCGCACCCAGGTCCAACTTGCCGAGGTACTGGACGTTCGTCAGTCGAGTATTTCCGACGCCAAGCGCCGTTGTTCGATCCCCGCTGACTGGTTTCTGAAACTCTACCGCAGCCACGGACTGGACCCGGACTGGCTGTCCGAAGGCGTCGAGCCGGTGTACATCAACGCCGACAAGGCCAAGGTGCCCGCCGATACCCTGCTCCGCGAGACCCCGGCCCCCTATGGCCGCATGAATTCCCGCGGCCGCGTGGTGCCCGTCTCCACCATGGCCGGCGCCGACAAGGACGCCGAGGAATGGGAGCCCAAGTCCATTGAAGAGCTGTCCGTGCCCGAGTCCTTCTGCCGTCCCAGGCTGCTGGTGGTGAAGGTCGATTCCGCGAGCATGGACCCGGTCATCACCCGCGGCGCCTTCGTGGGCATCGACCGCGACCAGACCGAACACCCCGACGGCGACCTGTGCGCGGTCCACTTCCCCCACCAGGGACTGACCATCCGCCGGGTCTTCCACCAGGGAGACAACTTCCTGCTCAAGGCCGACAACGGCCAGTACTCCGACCTGACCATCCCCGCCTCGGAGATGAACGCCCGCACCGTGGGCCGGGTCATCTGGGTGCTGCAGAACCTCGCCCCCATGTAG
- the hflC gene encoding protease modulator HflC, which produces MKKTTILLGVGIVLGALVLTSAAFTVDQTQQAIVIQLGRPVGDKSLGPGLHFKLPLVQNVVFFDARILDFDAKPEEITTTDKKYMNVDSYTKWRITDPLTFYTKVRTIQGARARLDDIVRSQLRVALGRYTLIEVVSHKRQEIMDAVTLRSKELLQPYGIEVLDVRIKRTDLPAENARSIYGRMKAERERQAKQYRSEGLEASAKIKATADKDRAVILADAEKQAEIIRGEGDGQATKVYADALSRSPEFYEFTRSLDAYKRGFEKNSRFIMTPESPFLKHLK; this is translated from the coding sequence ATGAAGAAAACCACCATCCTTCTCGGCGTCGGCATCGTGCTCGGCGCCCTGGTCCTGACCTCCGCGGCATTCACCGTGGACCAGACCCAACAGGCCATCGTCATTCAGCTCGGCCGCCCGGTGGGCGACAAGTCGCTCGGTCCCGGCCTGCACTTCAAGCTCCCCCTGGTCCAGAACGTGGTCTTTTTCGACGCGCGTATCCTGGACTTCGACGCCAAGCCCGAGGAGATCACCACCACGGACAAGAAGTACATGAACGTGGACTCATACACCAAGTGGCGCATCACCGATCCCCTGACCTTCTACACCAAGGTCCGCACCATCCAGGGCGCGCGCGCCCGGCTGGACGACATCGTCCGCTCCCAGCTGCGCGTGGCGCTGGGCCGCTACACCCTGATCGAGGTCGTTTCGCACAAGCGGCAGGAGATCATGGACGCGGTCACCCTGCGCTCCAAGGAGCTGCTCCAGCCCTACGGCATCGAGGTTCTGGACGTGCGCATCAAGCGCACGGACCTGCCCGCGGAGAACGCCCGCTCCATCTACGGCCGCATGAAGGCCGAGCGCGAGCGGCAGGCCAAGCAGTACCGTTCCGAAGGTCTGGAGGCCTCGGCCAAGATCAAGGCCACGGCCGACAAGGACCGGGCGGTCATCCTGGCCGACGCGGAAAAGCAGGCCGAGATCATCCGCGGCGAAGGCGACGGACAGGCCACGAAGGTCTATGCGGACGCCCTGAGCCGTTCCCCGGAATTCTACGAATTCACCCGCAGCCTGGATGCATACAAGCGCGGCTTCGAGAAAAACTCCCGGTTCATTATGACCCCGGAGAGCCCCTTCCTGAAACACCTGAAGTAA
- the hflK gene encoding FtsH protease activity modulator HflK, with amino-acid sequence MNWDWEKLQKQQQGRPGGKPPSFDDFQQQFDKLKKFKLPGWKLVLPIIVLLWIASGFYIVEPDEVGVVKQFGQYNRITTAGPNYHIPYPVESVLTPKVTQIRRVEFGFRSVGRPLTQAFQQGASREVKEESLMLTGDENIVSVQFIVQYMIKDAKNYLFNVNDPEQTLAHAGEAAMREVIGNGRIDDALTTGKQEIQVQTRDLMQRILDSYNTGLSVVAVQMQNVHPPDEVIEAFKDVASAREDKSRFINEAEAYQRDVLPKARGEAAHIINIARAYKETKVRKAEGDAARFLSVLTEYNKAKDITRERLYLETMEEILSNPDAEKLIMSRDALRQSVPYLPLDKLPRQPEPKPAQ; translated from the coding sequence ATGAACTGGGATTGGGAAAAACTACAAAAGCAACAACAGGGGCGTCCCGGCGGCAAGCCGCCGAGCTTCGACGACTTCCAGCAGCAGTTTGACAAGCTGAAGAAATTCAAGCTGCCCGGCTGGAAACTCGTCCTTCCGATCATTGTCCTCCTCTGGATTGCCAGCGGGTTCTACATCGTGGAACCCGACGAGGTCGGCGTGGTCAAGCAGTTCGGGCAATACAACCGCATCACCACGGCGGGTCCCAACTACCACATCCCGTATCCGGTGGAAAGCGTGCTCACCCCCAAGGTGACGCAGATTCGCCGCGTGGAATTCGGCTTCCGGTCCGTGGGCCGTCCGCTGACCCAGGCCTTCCAGCAGGGGGCCAGCCGCGAGGTCAAGGAGGAATCCCTGATGCTCACCGGCGACGAGAACATCGTCTCCGTTCAGTTTATCGTCCAGTACATGATAAAAGATGCAAAAAATTACCTGTTCAACGTCAACGACCCCGAACAGACCCTGGCCCATGCGGGCGAGGCGGCCATGCGCGAAGTCATCGGCAACGGCCGCATCGACGACGCTCTGACCACCGGCAAGCAGGAAATCCAGGTCCAGACCCGCGACCTGATGCAGCGCATCCTGGACAGCTACAACACCGGCCTTTCGGTGGTGGCCGTGCAGATGCAGAACGTGCATCCGCCGGACGAGGTCATCGAGGCGTTCAAGGACGTTGCCTCCGCCCGCGAGGACAAGAGCCGCTTCATCAACGAGGCCGAGGCCTACCAGCGCGACGTCCTGCCCAAGGCGCGCGGCGAGGCGGCCCACATCATCAACATCGCCCGTGCCTACAAGGAGACCAAGGTCCGCAAGGCCGAGGGCGACGCGGCCCGGTTCCTGTCCGTGCTGACCGAGTACAACAAGGCCAAGGACATCACCCGCGAGCGGCTGTACCTGGAGACCATGGAAGAAATCCTGTCCAACCCGGACGCGGAGAAGCTGATCATGTCGAGGGACGCCCTCAGGCAATCCGTTCCCTACCTGCCCCTGGACAAGCTGCCCCGGCAGCCCGAACCCAAGCCGGCGCAGTAA
- a CDS encoding YkgJ family cysteine cluster protein, which translates to MREQVKKSRRKNQDFNHARPGALDMDVIQFPPLIGLFRRFRAFVLRRDVEVVGRCNLCGKCCRSILLSDRGRWLRRMSRFERLVAEAPEHGRFRPIGRAEDGLLLFDCAMLAGDNTCSCHDARPALCSNYPSKSLYYRGGRLPDDCGYAYRAVTFRDVLLGRKPLRPPDFSALLQRKIEQNKDGS; encoded by the coding sequence TTGCGTGAGCAGGTCAAGAAGAGCCGGAGGAAAAACCAGGATTTCAACCACGCCCGACCGGGCGCTCTCGATATGGACGTGATTCAGTTCCCCCCGCTCATAGGCCTTTTCCGCCGTTTCCGCGCCTTCGTCCTCCGCAGGGACGTGGAGGTGGTCGGCCGCTGCAACCTCTGCGGCAAATGCTGCCGCTCCATCCTGCTCAGCGACAGGGGCCGCTGGCTGCGCCGCATGTCCCGGTTCGAGCGGCTGGTGGCCGAGGCCCCGGAGCACGGCCGGTTCCGGCCCATCGGCAGGGCCGAGGACGGCCTTCTCCTCTTCGACTGCGCCATGCTCGCCGGGGACAACACCTGCTCTTGCCACGACGCCAGGCCCGCTTTATGTAGTAATTACCCGTCCAAGTCGCTATATTACAGAGGAGGACGGCTCCCGGACGACTGCGGTTACGCCTACCGGGCCGTGACCTTTCGCGACGTGCTCCTCGGGCGCAAACCGCTCAGGCCGCCGGATTTCTCCGCCCTGCTGCAACGGAAAATAGAACAAAACAAAGACGGATCGTAA
- a CDS encoding efflux RND transporter periplasmic adaptor subunit: protein MKKLLFILIALLLTGGGVWYFTAGQSKDRIKVLKTDTVKRGSVARVLEATGIVKAQVGAQVKIGAQATGVLESVPVKVGDRVKKGDLVARIDSRELKARIAEARANLELAQAKLDYMEKNLPRKRSLVQKKLEAQDTLDVATQDAQIARHTVASAEAKLRTLQIQLSYTSIYSPIDGVVSQVAAQEGETVVSGLSVSNLITVLEPDKLEMWIYVDETDVGRVKAGLPVRYTVDAYRDKVFEGEVDRIYPEPEIRDNIVYYRTLVKVTADQAGFLRPEMTTQCKIVVQTKDDVLIVPNNALKWVKDRQVCFRVTDPKLEPEEVEPTLGLIGLETSEVLDGLSEGDVVATQLVLPGAKVGKKGL, encoded by the coding sequence ATGAAAAAGCTCCTCTTCATACTCATCGCCCTGCTCCTCACCGGCGGCGGGGTCTGGTACTTCACCGCGGGCCAGTCCAAGGACCGCATCAAGGTGCTCAAGACCGACACCGTCAAGCGGGGCTCCGTGGCCCGCGTGCTGGAGGCCACCGGCATCGTCAAGGCCCAGGTCGGCGCCCAGGTCAAGATCGGCGCCCAGGCCACCGGCGTGCTCGAATCCGTGCCCGTCAAGGTCGGCGACCGCGTCAAGAAGGGCGACCTCGTGGCCCGCATCGACTCCCGCGAGCTCAAGGCGCGCATCGCCGAGGCCCGCGCCAACCTCGAACTGGCCCAGGCCAAGCTCGACTACATGGAAAAGAACCTGCCGCGCAAGCGGTCCCTGGTGCAGAAGAAGCTCGAAGCCCAGGACACCCTGGACGTGGCCACCCAGGACGCACAGATCGCCCGGCACACCGTGGCCTCGGCCGAGGCCAAGCTGCGCACCCTCCAGATTCAGCTTTCCTACACCAGCATCTATTCGCCCATCGACGGCGTGGTCAGCCAGGTGGCGGCCCAGGAGGGCGAGACCGTGGTCTCCGGCCTGTCCGTGTCCAACCTGATCACCGTGCTCGAACCGGACAAGCTCGAAATGTGGATCTACGTGGACGAGACCGACGTGGGCCGGGTCAAGGCCGGGCTGCCCGTGCGCTACACCGTGGACGCCTACCGCGACAAGGTCTTCGAGGGCGAGGTGGACCGCATCTATCCCGAACCGGAAATCCGCGACAACATCGTCTACTACCGCACCCTGGTGAAGGTCACCGCCGACCAGGCCGGGTTCCTGCGCCCGGAGATGACCACCCAGTGCAAGATCGTCGTCCAGACCAAGGACGACGTCCTGATCGTGCCCAACAACGCCCTGAAGTGGGTCAAGGACCGCCAGGTCTGCTTCCGGGTCACTGACCCCAAGCTCGAACCCGAAGAGGTCGAACCGACCCTCGGCCTGATCGGGCTCGAAACCTCCGAGGTCCTGGACGGCCTCTCCGAAGGGGACGTGGTCGCCACCCAGCTCGTGCTGCCCGGCGCCAAGGTCGGCAAGAAGGGATTGTGA